From a single Deltaproteobacteria bacterium genomic region:
- a CDS encoding class I SAM-dependent DNA methyltransferase, which produces MNAVEIEQAITDLAEQPFDAAIFPYAFLEAFGNKETTIKRLRAGASNKSDLGGVLQTNNVHILTCDAGKVPDSLKALKDSPATARGKAKFILATDGTDFEAEDLNSGETVACAFKDFPDHFGFFLPLAGISTVRQISDNAFDIRATSRLNKLYVELLRDNPEWGKAARRHDMNHFMARLIFCFFAEDTDIFVGKGKFTEMIAQMSATDSSNTHEVVSTLFLAMNTKREDRSAAKIPRWADDFPYVNGGLFSGSMDVPKFSRIARSYLLHVGRLDWTKINPDIFGSMIQAVAEDEERGELGMHYTSVPNILKVLNPLFLDDLRARLQEAGDNPRTLLNLRKRMAKIRVFDPACGSGNFLVIAYKEMREIEADINKRRGEPDRASEIPLTNFRGIELRDFPAEIARLALVIAEYQCDVLYRGQRLALAEFLPLRNENWITCGNALRLDWLTICPPTGKGVKVQADDLFGTPLDQAEIDFENEGGETYICGNPPYLGSRWREKDQQEDLAALFSGRAPSFKDLDYVAAWYLKAADYLHAVPSCSSAFVATKSICQGEQVAMLWPLVFGQGLEISFAHRPFHWSNLATANAGVTVVIVGIASGRSSKKFLFDGDEKRIVENIGPYLIPVGNIIVQKAPRPLNGLPRMDYGNKPTDGGNLILDRAAKDALVVARPEATRFIKAYVGSTEFINGVPRFCLWVEDEDVDEARLIPDLRERFENVRTLRAESKGQQANANADTPHRFVFAPHRSGSALIVPRVSSERRPYLPVGLVDDATVISDRAAVIYRPETWFLSIVASRMHLVWIATVCVRMRMDFSYSNTLGWHTFPVPTLTDKNKADLTRCAEDILLARERHFPATIADLYDPDAMPADLRAAHERNDEVLERIYIGRRFKNDTERLEKLFELYTKMTAERAKSAPAKRDAKRKTA; this is translated from the coding sequence TTGAACGCCGTTGAGATCGAGCAGGCCATCACGGACCTCGCAGAGCAGCCCTTTGACGCCGCGATCTTTCCCTATGCTTTCCTTGAGGCGTTTGGCAACAAGGAGACGACGATCAAGAGGCTTCGCGCTGGGGCGTCGAACAAGTCGGACCTCGGCGGTGTCCTCCAAACCAACAACGTCCACATCCTGACCTGCGACGCGGGCAAAGTGCCGGATTCACTCAAGGCGCTCAAGGATAGCCCCGCGACGGCCAGGGGCAAGGCGAAGTTCATTCTCGCTACCGACGGCACGGATTTCGAGGCCGAAGACCTGAACAGCGGTGAGACGGTTGCCTGCGCCTTCAAGGATTTCCCTGACCACTTCGGCTTCTTCCTGCCGCTGGCGGGGATCAGCACCGTTCGGCAGATCAGCGACAATGCCTTCGACATCCGGGCGACCAGCCGCCTCAACAAACTCTACGTCGAACTTTTGCGGGACAATCCGGAGTGGGGCAAGGCCGCTCGTCGCCACGACATGAACCACTTCATGGCGCGGCTGATCTTCTGCTTTTTCGCCGAGGATACAGACATCTTCGTCGGCAAGGGCAAGTTCACCGAAATGATCGCGCAGATGAGCGCGACCGACTCGTCCAACACGCACGAGGTCGTCAGCACGTTGTTCCTAGCCATGAACACCAAACGGGAGGACCGGTCAGCCGCCAAGATTCCCCGCTGGGCCGACGACTTCCCCTACGTCAACGGCGGGTTGTTCTCTGGCAGCATGGACGTACCGAAGTTCAGCCGGATCGCCCGCTCCTACCTCCTGCACGTCGGCCGCCTCGACTGGACCAAGATCAATCCCGATATCTTCGGGTCGATGATCCAGGCAGTTGCCGAGGACGAGGAGCGCGGCGAGCTAGGGATGCACTACACGAGCGTCCCAAACATCCTCAAGGTGCTGAACCCGCTTTTCCTTGACGACCTGCGGGCGCGGCTTCAGGAAGCGGGCGACAACCCCCGCACCTTACTCAACCTGCGCAAGCGCATGGCGAAGATCAGGGTCTTCGACCCGGCCTGCGGCTCCGGCAATTTCCTGGTCATCGCCTACAAGGAGATGCGCGAGATCGAGGCGGACATCAACAAGCGGCGCGGCGAGCCGGATCGCGCCTCCGAGATCCCGCTCACAAACTTCCGCGGGATTGAGCTGCGCGACTTCCCGGCGGAGATCGCGCGCCTAGCGCTGGTCATCGCCGAGTACCAGTGCGACGTGCTCTATCGCGGGCAGAGGCTGGCTCTGGCCGAGTTCCTGCCCTTGCGCAACGAGAACTGGATCACCTGCGGTAACGCGCTTCGGCTCGACTGGCTGACCATCTGCCCGCCCACCGGCAAGGGCGTGAAGGTGCAGGCGGATGATCTGTTTGGTACACCGCTAGACCAAGCCGAGATCGACTTCGAGAACGAAGGCGGCGAGACCTACATCTGCGGCAATCCGCCGTACCTCGGCAGTCGATGGAGAGAGAAGGATCAGCAGGAAGACTTGGCGGCTCTCTTCTCTGGCCGCGCACCTAGCTTCAAGGACTTGGACTACGTTGCCGCGTGGTACTTGAAGGCTGCGGATTACCTTCACGCTGTGCCCAGTTGTTCCAGTGCGTTTGTCGCCACCAAGTCGATCTGTCAGGGCGAACAAGTCGCTATGCTGTGGCCTCTGGTCTTCGGTCAAGGTCTGGAAATATCCTTCGCTCACCGCCCGTTTCACTGGAGCAACCTGGCAACCGCAAACGCGGGTGTGACCGTGGTCATTGTCGGCATCGCATCCGGGCGTTCGAGCAAGAAGTTTCTCTTTGATGGTGACGAGAAGCGCATCGTTGAGAACATCGGGCCGTACCTGATTCCCGTTGGGAACATCATCGTTCAGAAGGCCCCTCGACCCTTGAATGGCCTGCCTCGGATGGACTATGGAAACAAGCCTACAGATGGCGGCAATCTGATCTTGGATAGAGCCGCGAAGGATGCCCTTGTCGTGGCGCGCCCCGAAGCCACCCGGTTCATCAAGGCTTATGTTGGTTCCACTGAGTTCATCAATGGGGTGCCACGCTTCTGCCTGTGGGTTGAAGATGAGGACGTTGACGAGGCACGTTTGATACCCGACCTTCGTGAACGGTTTGAGAACGTCAGAACGCTCAGAGCTGAAAGCAAGGGGCAGCAGGCGAACGCGAACGCAGACACACCCCATCGGTTTGTCTTCGCACCTCACCGATCCGGGAGTGCGCTGATCGTTCCTCGCGTTTCCTCCGAACGCCGCCCGTACTTGCCCGTAGGACTTGTCGATGATGCGACAGTGATCTCTGATCGGGCTGCGGTGATCTACAGGCCCGAAACATGGTTCCTCTCGATCGTGGCGAGCCGGATGCACTTGGTATGGATCGCCACAGTATGCGTCCGCATGAGAATGGACTTTTCCTACTCGAACACTCTCGGCTGGCATACGTTCCCCGTGCCGACGCTGACGGACAAGAACAAGGCCGACCTCACGCGCTGCGCCGAGGACATCCTCTTGGCGCGCGAGCGTCACTTCCCAGCGACCATCGCCGACCTCTACGATCCCGACGCCATGCCCGCCGACCTGCGCGCGGCGCATGAGCGCAACGACGAAGTGCTGGAGCGCATTTACATCGGTCGCCGCTTCAAGAACGACACCGAGCGGTTGGAAAAACTGTTCGAGCTTTATACAAAAATGACGGCGGAAAGGGCCAAGTCTGCGCCAGCAAAAAGGGACGCGAAAAGGAAGACGGCATGA
- a CDS encoding DEAD/DEAH box helicase, which yields MNITVPSVSVTYARNGASTKANALGMRPMQERAYEKRGEQYLLIKSPPASGKSRALMFVALDKLANQGLKQAIVVVPEKAIGASFNDEPLSEFGFWSDWHVEPKWNLCNAPGNDNGGKVKSLGAFLEGNDKVLVCTHATFRFAVDAYGVEKFDDRLITVDEFHHVSANPDNKLGLHLGQFIARGRTHIVAMTGSYFRGDAEAVLAPSDEAKFDTVTYTYYEQLNGYDYLKQLDIGYFFYSGPYVDDILEVLDPAEKTIIHIPNVNSRESTKDKMREVEHIIEALGEWQGVDAETGFQLVKRPDGRVLRIADLVDDDAAKRDRVSAALKDPAQKNNRDYVDMIIALGMAKEGFDWIWCDHALTVGYRASLTEIVQIIGRATRDAPGKTRARFTNLIAEPDASEEAVTEAVNDTLKAIAASLLMEQVLAPRFDFKPKNPDSGPTPGFDYGENGYDPNKSNIGVNHQTGQVQIEIKGLVEPKSKEAARICQEDLNEVIASFIQDKTAIERGLFDEELVPEELTVVRMGKIIKDKYPELDAEDQEAVRQHAIAALTLTQQAKQLATVGESDEATPNTALIDGVRRFAMDVRELGIDLIDRINPFGEAYAILAKTMSEESLKQVAAAISAKRANLTPDEAKELAGRAVQFKRERGRVPALDSQDAWERRMAEGAAAFMRYRKEGRYERP from the coding sequence ATGAACATCACCGTCCCTTCCGTCTCCGTCACCTACGCACGCAACGGGGCATCGACCAAGGCCAACGCCCTTGGGATGCGGCCCATGCAGGAACGCGCCTACGAGAAGCGCGGCGAGCAATACCTCCTTATCAAGTCGCCGCCCGCGTCGGGCAAGAGCCGCGCGCTCATGTTCGTCGCGCTCGATAAGCTGGCGAACCAAGGCTTGAAGCAGGCCATCGTCGTCGTGCCGGAGAAGGCCATCGGTGCCAGCTTTAACGACGAGCCGTTGTCCGAGTTTGGCTTCTGGTCCGACTGGCATGTCGAGCCGAAATGGAACCTGTGCAACGCGCCCGGCAACGACAACGGCGGCAAGGTAAAGTCGCTCGGCGCGTTCCTTGAAGGAAACGACAAGGTGCTGGTCTGCACTCACGCGACGTTCCGCTTCGCCGTCGATGCCTACGGCGTAGAGAAGTTCGACGACCGGTTGATCACGGTTGATGAGTTCCACCATGTTTCGGCCAATCCCGACAACAAGCTCGGCTTACACTTGGGGCAGTTCATCGCGCGAGGCCGGACGCACATTGTCGCCATGACCGGCTCCTACTTCCGTGGCGACGCCGAAGCCGTGCTTGCCCCATCCGACGAAGCCAAGTTCGATACCGTCACATACACCTATTACGAGCAGCTCAACGGCTACGATTACTTGAAGCAGCTCGACATCGGCTACTTCTTTTACAGCGGGCCTTACGTCGATGACATCCTCGAAGTCCTCGACCCCGCCGAGAAGACCATCATCCACATCCCCAATGTCAATTCACGGGAGAGCACGAAGGACAAGATGCGGGAGGTGGAGCACATCATCGAGGCGCTCGGCGAATGGCAAGGTGTTGATGCTGAGACGGGCTTCCAACTTGTCAAGCGGCCCGACGGCCGGGTGCTGCGCATTGCCGATCTTGTCGATGACGATGCCGCGAAACGCGACCGCGTGTCCGCCGCGCTCAAGGACCCGGCGCAGAAGAACAATCGGGATTACGTGGACATGATCATCGCGCTGGGCATGGCGAAGGAGGGCTTCGATTGGATTTGGTGCGATCACGCACTGACCGTCGGCTATCGCGCCAGCCTGACCGAGATTGTGCAGATCATCGGGCGCGCAACCCGCGACGCGCCGGGCAAGACTCGCGCGAGGTTTACCAACTTGATCGCCGAGCCGGATGCCTCCGAGGAGGCGGTGACCGAGGCCGTCAACGACACCTTGAAAGCCATCGCCGCTAGCCTCCTGATGGAGCAGGTCCTCGCCCCGCGCTTCGACTTCAAGCCCAAGAACCCGGACAGCGGCCCGACGCCTGGGTTCGACTATGGAGAGAACGGCTACGACCCAAACAAGTCCAACATCGGCGTCAACCATCAGACTGGACAGGTGCAGATCGAGATTAAGGGCCTGGTCGAACCCAAGAGCAAGGAGGCGGCGCGTATCTGTCAGGAGGACCTGAACGAGGTGATCGCCAGCTTCATTCAGGACAAGACCGCTATCGAGCGCGGCTTATTCGATGAAGAACTGGTGCCGGAAGAACTGACGGTGGTCCGCATGGGCAAGATCATCAAGGACAAATACCCCGAGCTTGATGCGGAAGATCAAGAAGCCGTGCGCCAGCACGCCATCGCCGCCCTCACGCTGACCCAGCAGGCAAAGCAGCTCGCGACGGTCGGCGAAAGCGACGAGGCGACTCCCAACACCGCGCTGATCGACGGTGTGCGCCGTTTTGCGATGGACGTGCGCGAACTGGGCATCGACCTGATCGACCGCATTAACCCCTTCGGCGAAGCCTACGCCATCCTCGCCAAGACGATGAGCGAGGAAAGCTTGAAGCAGGTCGCGGCGGCTATCTCCGCCAAACGCGCGAACCTGACCCCGGACGAAGCTAAGGAGCTTGCGGGCCGCGCCGTCCAATTCAAGCGGGAGCGCGGGCGTGTGCCCGCGCTCGATTCGCAGGATGCGTGGGAGCGCCGCATGGCCGAAGGTGCCGCCGCCTTCATGCGCTACAGGAAGGAGGGTCGCTATGAGAGACCTTGA
- a CDS encoding DUF1016 domain-containing protein, protein MSTENSKPVRLTAPPAGYADWLAELKTRIHGAQQRAALAVNRELVLLYWQIGRDILARQAEQGWGAKVIERLSQDLRSAFPEMHGFSPRNLKYMRAFAEAWPHQQFVQEVLAQLPWYHQLALLDKLPGPETRRWYAAKAIEHNWSRNVLVMQIETRLLERSGKAITNFPATLPKPQSDLARESLKDPYRFDFLGLTDEAQERAVEGALVKHVTEFLLELGAGFAFVGRQVLLDVGGDEFFIDLLFYHLKLRCYVVVELKGGKFKPEHLGQLGFYLTTVDRQVKNAHDNPTIGLLLCKSKNKIVAEYALSDKTQPMGVAEYKLLESLPPELQTSLPSIEQIERELAAGDPLGDGNEE, encoded by the coding sequence ATGAGCACCGAAAACTCGAAGCCTGTGCGCCTGACCGCGCCGCCCGCAGGCTACGCCGACTGGCTGGCCGAACTGAAAACCCGCATCCACGGCGCCCAGCAGCGCGCCGCGCTGGCGGTCAACCGCGAACTGGTGCTGCTCTACTGGCAAATCGGCCGCGACATTCTAGCGCGGCAGGCTGAGCAGGGCTGGGGCGCGAAAGTCATCGAGCGGCTGTCGCAGGACCTGCGCTCGGCGTTCCCGGAAATGCACGGTTTTTCGCCTCGCAACCTCAAATACATGCGTGCTTTTGCCGAGGCATGGCCGCATCAGCAGTTTGTGCAAGAGGTGCTTGCACAATTGCCCTGGTATCACCAGTTGGCACTGCTGGACAAACTACCCGGCCCGGAAACCCGCCGCTGGTACGCGGCCAAGGCCATCGAGCACAACTGGTCGCGTAATGTGCTGGTGATGCAGATTGAAACCCGCCTGCTGGAACGCAGCGGCAAGGCTATAACCAATTTCCCGGCGACGCTGCCCAAGCCGCAGTCCGATCTGGCGCGCGAATCGCTGAAAGACCCCTACCGTTTCGACTTTCTCGGCCTGACCGACGAAGCACAGGAGCGCGCGGTTGAAGGCGCGCTGGTCAAGCATGTCACAGAATTCCTGCTGGAACTGGGCGCGGGCTTTGCCTTCGTCGGGCGGCAAGTGCTGCTGGATGTGGGAGGCGACGAGTTCTTCATCGACCTGTTGTTCTATCACCTCAAACTGCGCTGCTATGTCGTGGTGGAACTCAAAGGCGGCAAATTCAAGCCCGAACACTTGGGGCAACTGGGTTTTTACCTGACCACCGTGGACAGGCAGGTCAAAAACGCGCATGACAACCCGACCATCGGCCTGCTGCTATGCAAGAGCAAAAACAAGATCGTGGCCGAATACGCCTTGAGCGACAAAACACAACCGATGGGAGTGGCCGAATACAAGTTGCTCGAATCGCTGCCGCCGGAACTGCAAACCAGCCTGCCGAGCATCGAACAGATTGAGCGGGAGTTGGCCGCCGGGGATCCGCTTGGCGATGGGAATGAGGAATGA
- a CDS encoding bifunctional (p)ppGpp synthetase/guanosine-3',5'-bis(diphosphate) 3'-pyrophosphohydrolase — protein MKQNSSHELLILRAVHFAAERHRNQRRKDEEASPYINHPIAVSLLLADVGGVTDPEVLAGAILHDTIEDTRTTPEELQAVFGATIRSLVEEVSDNKSLPKGERKQLQIEHAKSLSDGAALIKLGDKISNVLDVTHAPPADWSMERRREYLDWAESVVSNCPKVNGKLEAHFTQVLREGRKKLGIEPR, from the coding sequence ATGAAGCAAAATAGCTCGCATGAACTTCTGATTCTGCGCGCGGTCCATTTCGCGGCGGAGCGCCACCGCAACCAGCGGCGCAAAGACGAGGAAGCTTCTCCTTACATCAACCATCCCATCGCGGTTTCCTTGTTGCTGGCGGACGTTGGGGGCGTCACCGACCCCGAAGTGCTGGCCGGCGCGATCCTGCACGATACGATCGAGGACACCCGCACCACACCGGAAGAGTTGCAGGCAGTGTTCGGTGCGACAATCCGTAGCCTTGTCGAAGAGGTGAGCGACAACAAGAGCTTGCCCAAAGGCGAGCGTAAGCAGCTCCAAATCGAACACGCAAAAAGCCTTTCTGACGGAGCGGCGCTGATTAAGCTAGGCGACAAGATTTCCAACGTGCTCGACGTGACCCACGCGCCGCCCGCGGATTGGAGCATGGAGCGGCGCCGGGAATACCTCGACTGGGCCGAGTCGGTCGTGTCGAACTGCCCAAAGGTCAATGGCAAACTGGAAGCCCACTTCACCCAGGTACTGCGAGAGGGCCGGAAGAAGCTCGGTATCGAACCGCGTTAG